A single genomic interval of Mycolicibacterium sp. MU0053 harbors:
- a CDS encoding ABC transporter ATP-binding protein has product MAERSADVAVAAVTKSFGAHRVLHGVDLEVPAGTTTAVLGPSGCGKTTLLRILAGFEEPDSGTVHIAGQQIAGPGKSVPAHRRRVGLMPQEGALFPHRSVAGNVAFGITAVRRSETAAAVRRLLDLVGLNGLADARPDQLSGGQQQRVALARALAARPRVLLLDEPFAALDAGLRVRVREDIIAILRETQTTGILVTHDQSEALSLADTVAVVLTGTVAQHAAPAEVYDRPASLEVARFVGDTVELPGDVRAGVARTALGAHPVRVPASNGLAVVVLRPEQLRIGVEDGAVGVVTARRFYGSQVALHVLLAGGAKVVLQGSPETALAAGDEIHVQVSGSVLAYPLPPGGQRVSLGETGG; this is encoded by the coding sequence ATGGCTGAGCGCTCCGCGGACGTCGCGGTCGCGGCGGTCACGAAATCCTTTGGCGCCCATCGGGTTCTGCACGGTGTGGACCTCGAGGTGCCGGCCGGCACCACGACGGCCGTGCTGGGCCCGTCCGGCTGCGGTAAGACCACCCTGCTCCGAATCCTGGCCGGCTTCGAGGAACCGGACTCCGGGACCGTGCACATCGCCGGGCAGCAGATCGCCGGCCCCGGCAAGTCGGTGCCGGCGCATCGGCGTCGGGTCGGACTGATGCCGCAGGAGGGTGCGTTGTTCCCGCACCGCAGCGTGGCCGGCAACGTGGCCTTCGGCATAACGGCCGTCCGCCGCAGCGAGACCGCCGCGGCGGTGCGGCGGCTGCTCGACCTGGTGGGCCTCAACGGGCTGGCCGACGCCCGGCCCGATCAGCTCTCCGGCGGCCAGCAACAGCGGGTGGCGCTGGCCCGCGCGCTGGCGGCCCGGCCGCGGGTGCTGCTGCTCGACGAACCGTTCGCCGCGCTTGACGCCGGGCTACGGGTCCGGGTGCGCGAGGACATCATCGCGATCCTGCGCGAAACGCAGACCACCGGGATCCTGGTCACCCACGACCAGTCCGAGGCGCTGTCGCTGGCGGACACCGTGGCGGTGGTGCTGACCGGCACCGTCGCCCAGCACGCCGCCCCCGCCGAGGTCTACGACCGGCCGGCCAGCCTCGAGGTGGCCCGATTCGTCGGCGACACCGTCGAATTGCCGGGCGATGTCCGTGCCGGGGTAGCGCGCACCGCGCTCGGTGCCCACCCGGTGCGGGTGCCGGCGTCCAACGGGCTCGCGGTGGTGGTGCTGCGCCCCGAGCAGCTGCGCATCGGGGTCGAGGACGGCGCCGTCGGCGTCGTCACCGCCCGCCGGTTCTACGGTTCGCAGGTGGCGCTGCACGTGCTGTTGGCCGGCGGCGCCAAGGTGGTGTTGCAGGGGTCACCGGAGACCGCGTTGGCGGCCGGCGACGAGATCCACGTGCAGGTCTCGGGCTCGGTGCTGGCCTATCCGCTACCACCCGGTGGGCAGCGGGTGTCCCTCGGCGAAACCGGCGGCTGA
- a CDS encoding GuaB1 family IMP dehydrogenase-related protein has product MQFLNGHRPPYDLTYDDVFIVPNRSDVASRFDVDLSTSDGTGTTIPVVVANMTAVAGRRMAETVARRGGIVVLPQDLPMDAVQQTVDFIKSRDLIADTPVTLSPDDSVSDAVALIHKRAHGAAVVVFENRPIGLVTEASCVGVDRFARVRDVAVTDFVSARAGTEPRAVFEMLEHAPVDVAVLTEADGSLAGVLTRTGAIRAGIYTPAVDARGRLRVAGAVGINGDVGAKARALAEAGVDVLVVDTAHGHQVKMLDAIKTVAALDLGLPLAAGNVVSADGVRDLVSAGATIVKVGVGPGAMCTTRMMTGVGRPQFSAVYECALAAKELGAHVWADGGVRHPRDVALALAAGAANVMIGSWFAGTYESPGDLMHDRDDRPYKESYGMASKRAVAARTAGDSAFDRARKALFEEGISTSRMALDPERGGVEDLLDHITSGVRSTCTYVGAATLADLHEKVVLGVQSAAGFAEGHPLPTGW; this is encoded by the coding sequence GTGCAGTTTCTCAACGGACATCGGCCGCCCTACGACCTGACCTACGACGACGTCTTCATCGTCCCCAACCGCAGCGATGTCGCCTCGCGCTTCGATGTGGACCTGTCCACCAGCGACGGCACCGGGACCACCATCCCGGTGGTGGTGGCGAACATGACGGCGGTGGCCGGGCGCCGGATGGCGGAGACCGTCGCGCGCCGCGGCGGCATCGTGGTGCTGCCGCAGGATCTGCCGATGGACGCGGTGCAGCAGACCGTCGACTTCATCAAGAGCCGGGACCTGATCGCCGACACTCCGGTGACCCTGAGCCCGGACGACTCGGTGTCCGACGCCGTCGCGCTGATCCACAAGCGCGCGCACGGCGCCGCGGTCGTGGTGTTCGAGAACCGGCCCATCGGGCTCGTCACCGAGGCGTCCTGTGTCGGCGTCGACCGGTTCGCGCGGGTGCGCGATGTTGCCGTCACCGATTTCGTCAGCGCGCGGGCAGGTACCGAACCCCGCGCCGTGTTCGAGATGCTCGAACACGCACCGGTCGACGTCGCGGTGCTCACCGAGGCCGACGGCTCCCTCGCCGGCGTGCTGACCCGCACCGGCGCCATTCGCGCCGGCATCTACACCCCCGCGGTCGACGCGCGGGGCCGGCTCCGGGTCGCCGGCGCGGTCGGCATCAACGGCGACGTCGGCGCCAAGGCCCGGGCGCTGGCGGAGGCCGGCGTCGACGTGCTGGTGGTCGACACCGCGCACGGCCATCAGGTCAAGATGCTCGACGCGATCAAGACGGTGGCCGCCCTGGACCTGGGCCTACCGCTGGCCGCGGGCAACGTGGTCTCGGCCGACGGGGTCCGCGACCTCGTCAGCGCCGGCGCCACCATCGTCAAGGTCGGCGTCGGACCCGGTGCCATGTGCACCACCCGGATGATGACCGGCGTCGGCCGGCCGCAGTTCTCGGCGGTCTACGAATGCGCGCTGGCGGCAAAGGAACTCGGCGCCCACGTGTGGGCCGACGGCGGTGTTCGCCATCCCCGCGACGTCGCCCTGGCGCTGGCCGCCGGCGCTGCCAACGTGATGATCGGCTCGTGGTTCGCCGGTACCTACGAGTCGCCCGGCGACCTGATGCACGACCGCGACGACCGGCCGTACAAGGAGAGCTACGGCATGGCCTCCAAGCGGGCCGTCGCGGCGCGCACCGCCGGCGACAGCGCCTTCGACCGGGCCCGCAAGGCGCTGTTCGAGGAGGGCATCTCGACCTCCCGGATGGCGCTGGACCCCGAGCGCGGCGGCGTGGAGGATCTGCTCGACCACATCACCTCCGGCGTGCGCAGCACCTGCACCTACGTCGGCGCCGCGACGCTGGCCGACTTGCACGAGAAGGTCGTGCTGGGGGTGCAGTCAGCCGCCGGTTTCGCCGAGGGACACCCGCTGCCCACCGGGTGGTAG
- the gndA gene encoding NADP-dependent phosphogluconate dehydrogenase → MTSADPTSTAGTAQIGVTGLAVMGSNIARNFARHGYTVALHNRSVAKTDALLAEHGSEGKFVRSETIAEFLAALERPRRVLIMVKAGDPTDAVINELADAMEEGDIIIDGGNALYTDTIRREQAIRARGLHFVGAGISGGEEGALNGPSIMPGGPAESYESLGPLLEEISAHVDGVPCCTHIGPDGAGHFVKMVHNGIEYSDMQLIGEAYHLLRDGLGHSAPEIAEVFTEWNSGDLDSFLVEITAEVLQQIDAKTGRPLVDVILDEAEQKGTGRWTVKSALDLGVPVTGIAEAVFARALSGSVAQRRATTGLAAGQLGQKPSDAAQFTEDVRRALYASKIVAYAQGFNQIQAGSDEYNWNITPGDLATIWRGGCIIRAKFLNRIKDAFDAEPDLPSLLVAPYFRSAIEESVDSWRRVVVTATELGIPIPGFSSALSYYDGLRTERLPAALTQGLRDLFGAHTYGRIDTDRDKRFHTLWSGDHSEVEV, encoded by the coding sequence ATGACCTCCGCTGACCCCACGTCCACCGCCGGCACCGCACAGATCGGGGTCACCGGCCTCGCGGTCATGGGATCGAACATCGCACGCAACTTCGCCCGGCACGGCTACACCGTCGCCCTGCACAACCGCTCCGTCGCCAAGACCGATGCGCTGCTCGCCGAGCACGGCAGCGAGGGCAAGTTCGTGCGCAGCGAGACCATCGCCGAGTTCCTGGCCGCGCTGGAACGGCCGCGCCGCGTGCTGATCATGGTCAAGGCCGGCGACCCGACCGACGCCGTCATCAATGAACTCGCCGACGCGATGGAGGAAGGCGACATCATCATCGACGGCGGCAACGCGCTCTACACCGATACCATCCGCCGCGAGCAGGCCATCCGGGCCCGTGGACTGCATTTCGTCGGCGCCGGGATCTCCGGCGGCGAGGAGGGCGCCCTCAACGGGCCGTCGATCATGCCCGGCGGTCCCGCCGAGTCGTATGAGTCGCTGGGCCCGCTGCTCGAAGAGATCTCCGCGCACGTCGACGGGGTGCCGTGCTGCACGCACATCGGCCCCGACGGCGCCGGACACTTCGTGAAAATGGTGCACAACGGCATCGAGTACTCCGACATGCAGCTCATCGGCGAGGCCTACCACCTGCTGCGCGACGGCCTGGGCCACAGCGCCCCGGAGATCGCCGAGGTGTTCACCGAGTGGAACTCCGGGGATCTGGACAGCTTCCTGGTGGAGATCACCGCCGAGGTGCTCCAGCAGATCGACGCCAAGACCGGCCGGCCGCTGGTCGACGTGATCCTCGATGAGGCCGAGCAGAAGGGCACCGGTCGCTGGACCGTGAAGTCCGCGCTGGATCTCGGCGTGCCGGTCACCGGTATCGCCGAGGCGGTCTTCGCCCGCGCGCTGTCCGGATCGGTGGCCCAGCGCCGCGCCACCACCGGCCTGGCGGCCGGTCAGCTTGGCCAAAAGCCCTCGGATGCAGCGCAATTCACCGAGGACGTCCGCCGGGCGCTGTACGCCTCGAAGATCGTCGCCTACGCGCAGGGCTTCAACCAGATCCAGGCCGGCAGCGACGAGTACAACTGGAACATCACCCCCGGCGACCTGGCGACGATCTGGCGCGGCGGTTGCATCATCCGGGCCAAGTTCCTCAACCGGATCAAGGACGCCTTCGACGCCGAGCCGGACCTGCCGTCGCTGCTGGTGGCCCCGTACTTCCGCAGCGCCATCGAGGAGTCGGTGGACAGCTGGCGTCGGGTCGTGGTGACCGCCACCGAGTTGGGCATCCCGATCCCCGGCTTCTCCTCCGCGCTGTCCTACTACGACGGGTTGCGCACCGAGCGGTTGCCCGCGGCGCTGACCCAGGGCCTGCGCGACCTGTTCGGCGCCCACACCTATGGCCGCATCGACACCGACCGCGACAAGCGTTTCCACACGCTGTGGAGCGGCGACCACAGCGAAGTCGAGGTCTGA
- a CDS encoding M56 family metallopeptidase, which translates to MSALAFALLAVLLVGPVPAALARAQWPLRAPRAAVVLWQAIAIAAVLSTFSAGIAVASRLLEVGADGRPVRSITAEINRLGWPLWLLYVASFAITLLVGARLMVSIIGVAIATRRRRAHHRMLVDLLGITHESPVARAGARAGELRILEIAQPLAYCLPGVRSRVVVSEGTLNELDDSEVTAILAHEGAHLRARHDLVLEAFTAVHAAFPRFVRSRSALDAVRLLIELLADDAAVRRTGPTPLGRALVACAGGHIPSGAMSASGPTTLVRVRRLAGRPNSAALAVAAYVSAAAVLVVPTIAVAVPWLTELRRLLTG; encoded by the coding sequence GTGTCCGCGCTGGCCTTTGCTCTTCTAGCAGTGCTGCTGGTCGGTCCCGTGCCGGCCGCGCTGGCACGGGCGCAGTGGCCGTTGCGCGCACCGCGGGCCGCGGTGGTGCTGTGGCAGGCGATCGCGATCGCCGCCGTCCTGTCCACCTTCAGCGCCGGTATCGCCGTCGCCAGCCGCCTGCTGGAAGTGGGCGCCGACGGGCGGCCGGTGCGCTCGATCACCGCCGAAATCAACCGCCTGGGCTGGCCGTTGTGGCTGCTCTATGTGGCATCGTTCGCGATCACGTTGTTGGTCGGGGCACGCCTGATGGTGTCGATCATCGGAGTCGCCATCGCGACCCGGCGCCGCCGCGCCCACCACCGGATGCTGGTGGATCTGCTTGGCATCACTCATGAATCGCCCGTGGCCCGCGCCGGGGCACGGGCGGGTGAGTTGCGCATCCTCGAGATCGCCCAGCCGCTGGCGTACTGCCTGCCGGGTGTCCGCAGCCGGGTCGTGGTCAGCGAGGGCACGCTGAACGAACTCGACGACTCCGAGGTCACCGCGATCCTCGCGCACGAGGGTGCCCACCTGCGCGCCCGCCACGACCTGGTGCTCGAGGCCTTCACCGCCGTACACGCCGCCTTCCCGCGCTTCGTGCGCAGTCGCAGCGCGCTCGACGCGGTGCGGCTGTTGATCGAGTTGCTCGCCGACGACGCCGCAGTGCGCCGGACCGGGCCCACTCCCCTGGGCCGGGCGTTGGTCGCGTGTGCGGGCGGCCACATACCGTCCGGCGCCATGTCGGCCAGCGGCCCCACCACGTTGGTGCGGGTGCGTCGGCTGGCGGGCCGGCCCAACAGCGCCGCACTGGCCGTCGCCGCCTACGTCAGCGCCGCCGCCGTCCTGGTGGTGCCCACCATCGCCGTCGCGGTGCCCTGGTTGACTGAACTGCGTCGTTTGCTCACCGGCTGA
- a CDS encoding BlaI/MecI/CopY family transcriptional regulator, giving the protein MAKVARLGELEQAVMDCLWSASEPQTVRQVHEELCAHRDLAYTTVMTVLQRLAKKHLVVQHRDDRAHRYAPRHGRDELVAGLMVDALDQASDSGGRQAALVHFVERVGVDEADALRRALAELEAKHGVTGSAGETTSG; this is encoded by the coding sequence ATGGCGAAAGTGGCGCGTTTAGGAGAACTCGAGCAGGCGGTCATGGACTGCCTGTGGTCCGCGTCTGAGCCGCAAACAGTGCGCCAGGTGCATGAGGAACTGTGCGCACACCGAGACCTCGCCTACACCACCGTGATGACGGTGCTGCAGCGGCTCGCCAAGAAACACCTCGTGGTTCAGCATCGCGACGACCGCGCCCACCGCTACGCGCCCCGCCATGGGCGCGATGAACTGGTGGCCGGACTGATGGTCGATGCGTTGGATCAGGCCTCCGACAGCGGCGGCCGGCAGGCGGCACTGGTGCACTTCGTCGAACGCGTCGGCGTCGACGAGGCCGACGCGCTGCGGCGCGCGCTCGCCGAATTGGAAGCGAAACACGGCGTGACAGGCTCAGCTGGCGAAACGACCTCGGGCTGA